The following are encoded together in the Candida orthopsilosis Co 90-125, chromosome 5 draft sequence genome:
- a CDS encoding Fgr10 asparaginase, with the protein MLYPEPVAVTSISFKPSEVDSLETDESISSIELSLAIESLPVKTPSSVEGASVASSPAPSTSVVASLDLPATIPQPFFAPYNAVNSTSNQQPTSTSTDLSLPSSIGNSVDSGAVQATISQYESNSQTDNDLVKTTTPTSVGTEIVEPIAEFNFLNKTKTLLLETTITEIVESSNITGAVVSAAGSKDGNVKSESSVVFVVAENNGVVATTKAASSTNATTFTKATTFTKATTSTNATEATTTEAVSFTLNSSSSSSKVADFSSANTLQADPDPDQIMDASEKHFDTYAITTNVEMASSTKIPETSSTSAPYITTYENSSSSVGSTLSILVAVLATVIINWLL; encoded by the coding sequence ATGTTGTACCCAGAACCAGTAGCAGTTACATCCATTTCATTTAAACCATCGGAAGTTGATTCATTAGAAACAGATGAGTCCATTTCATCCATTGAATTATCATTGGCAATTGAATCCCTACCAGTTAAAACACCATCATCTGTTGAGGGTGCGTCAGTTGCATCTTCACCAGCCCCATCTACTTCAGTTGTAGCATCATTGGATTTGCCTGCTACAATACCACAGCCATTCTTTGCTCCTTACAACGCTGTTAATAGTACATCAAACCAACAGCCAACTTCAACCTCCACTGACTTGTCCTTACCTTCGTCGATTGGTAATTCCGTGGATCTGGGAGCTGTTCAAGCTACTATCTCCCAGTATGAATCTAATTCTCAAACTGATAACGACCTCGTCAAAACAACCACCCCTACCAGTGTTGGGactgaaattgttgagcCAATTGCAgagttcaatttcttgaataaaaccaaaacatTGTTATTGGAAACTACCATCACTGAGATAGTTGAATCCTCAAATATTACTGGGGCTGTGGTTTCTGCTGCTGGCTCAAAAGATGGTAACGTTAAAAGTGAATCATCTGTGGTATTCgttgttgctgaaaatAATGGAGTTGTTGCAACCACTAAAGCTGCATCATCTACTAATGCTACTACCTTTACCAAGGCTACTACCTTTACCAAGGCTACTACATCCACTAATGCTACAGAAGCTACAACTACTGAAGCCGTTTCCTTCACTCTCAACTCAAGCTCCTCATCAAGTAAAGTCGCCGACTTTTCAAGTGCCAATACATTACAGGCTGATCCTGATCCTGATCAAATCATGGACGCTTCAGAAAAACATTTTGACACTTATGCCATTACAACCAATGTGGAAATGGCTagctcaacaaaaattcCAGAAACAAGTTCAACATCGGCTCCATATATTACTACTTACGAAAATAGTAGTTCTTCGGTTGGATCAACATTGTCTATTCTAGTTGCTGTATTGGCAACAGTTATTATTAATTGGCTTTTGTAA
- a CDS encoding Pac2 protein (S. cerevisiae homolog PAC2 has alpha-tubulin binding and has role in protein folding), whose protein sequence is MTQYQLHDRISATDNHIATIKYIGHLPQWGPQVIAYGIEWDDANRGKNDGSLDGIEYFTPTVANSASFIKSTNRSINHDRKSFIQLIREQYVDVVGYEAKGITFGGKVVEELGWQQLNERQSQLRNLTSLSLDHSLIYCMAHESDGDYMEDVFSGLCNLTNLDLSSNLFNRMGDIWQIVSRLPNLKILNINGNRFAPDELIQRSDQSFSHTNLQVLKMASTLIPIHRVNSITSRLPNLQELILSGNYYTNKDTNSLNLSDSKVTALDLSYNYLDQIPFNLSPLISNMNISHCQIISIENSIIKTRIKSLDVRYNQISNWVDIDNLSQSFPQLTNLRINHNPIFENISVDEMTCQLIGRFECDDGKSNGDRLSILNGSKLTLSEIENGELYYISKVHSGQYEMHNPTRWKNLLQKYGKVGHEVKELSTSSESKRWINLQLRVRHVNVQKRDIKEDGTGSEGNLHTESDLTVYSHLSTYKFLKTTSILKFKGMISRLFLSNLSILQFRIYYYINEDTNFATKYEFDNWSSCLNDFVLDNHQSIYIDLHHS, encoded by the coding sequence ATGACCCAATATCAACTACATGATCGCATATCAGCTACAGACAACCATATAGCAACAATAAAATATATAGGCCACTTACCACAATGGGGACCTCAAGTTATTGCCTATGGCATAGAATGGGACGATGCCAATCGTGGTAAAAATGATGGACTGTTGGATGGTATAGAATACTTCACTCCCACTGTCGCCAATTCTGCgagttttatcaaatcaaccaacaGGAGCATAAATCATGATCGAAAatcatttattcaattgattagAGAGCAATACGTTGATGTCGTTGGGTATGAAGCTAAGGGTATTACATTTGGTggtaaagttgttgaagaattgggatggcaacaattgaatgagCGTCAATCACAATTACGAAATTTGACTTCGTTAAGTTTAGATCATCTGTTGATCTACTGTATGGCTCATGAAAGTGATGGTGATTATATGGAAGATGTATTTAGCGGATTATGCAATTTAACTAACTTGGATCTAAGCTCCAATTTATTTAATAGAATGGGCGACATTTGGCAAATTGTATCACGTTTACCCAATTTAAAAATACTTAATATCAATGGGAATAGATTTGCCCCAGATGAGTTAATTCAGAGACTGGATCAAAGCTTTAGTCATACAAATTTGcaagtattgaaaatggCATCAACTTTGATACCTATACACAGGGTCAATTCAATAACATCACGACTTCCCAACTTACAAGAATTGATCCTATCAGGGAACTACTACACCAACAAGGATACGAACTCCCTAAACCTCAGTGATAGCAAGGTAACAGCTTTAGATCTATCTTATAATTATTTAGATCAAATTCCCTTCAACTTATCACCATTAATACTGAATATGAATATTTCACATTGTCAAATcatttcaattgagaatAGCATCATTAAAACTAGGATTAAGTCTCTCGATGTTCGGTATAAtcaaatttccaattgggTGGATATAGATAATTTATCTCAATCGTTTCctcaattgacaaatctACGAATCAATCACaatccaatttttgaaaatatatcagttgatgaaatgacTTGCCAACTAATTGGACGTTTTGAATGCGATGATGGAAAGAGCAATGGTGACAGGCTAAGTATATTGAATGGGTCAAAGTTGACTTTgtctgaaattgaaaacgGTGAATTATACTATATATCTAAAGTTCACCTGGGCCAGTATGAAATGCACAATCCAACACGGTGGAAGAACTTATTGCAGAAGTATGGGAAAGTAGGGCATGAAGTTAAGGAACTATCAACTTCAAGTGAGCTGAAAAGATGGatcaatttacaattgCGAGTTCGTCACGTGAATGTGCAGAAAAGGGACATAAAAGAAGACGGAACTGGGTCGGAAGGTAATCTTCACACCGAAAGTGACCTCACTGTTTATTCTCATTTATCCACATACAAATTCCTCAAAACTACAtcgattttgaaatttaaaGGGATGATCTCACGGctatttttatcaaatttatcaatattgCAATTCCGAATCTACTATTATATAAACGAAGATACAAATTTTGCCACTAAATATGAGTTTGATAATTGGTCAAGTTGtttgaatgattttgtCTTAGACAATCATCAAAGTATTTATATAGATTTGCATCACTCATAA
- a CDS encoding Tma20 protein (S. cerevisiae homolog TMA20 has role in ribosome biogenesis and localizes to ribosome) — MFKKFSKDDIHSRSNIKSSVQRGLKSNFVNAYPDLENAIDNIIPKKSQVILIKCEDKIQLYSVDNTNNPSKDGDNDSDADDNNEIVLIQHFTDIIPTLKTVHKYPELFPRVQVDRGAIKFVMSGANIMCPGLTSKGGKLPDEDLPVDTIVTVYAEGKENALAIGKLVMSVDDIKKKNKGIGIELLHYLGDGLWNHKE; from the coding sequence ATGTTTAAGAAATTCTCCAAGGACGATATTCATTCTCGTTCgaatatcaaatcatcagtACAACGTGGtttaaaatcaaacttCGTCAATGCATACCCAGATTTAGAAAATGCAATTGACAATATTATACCCAAAAAATCACAAGTCATATTGATAAAATGTGAAGACAAGATCCAGTTATACTCTGTTGATAATACAAACAACCCATCTAAAGACGGAGACAATGATTCAGATGCTGATGACAATAATGAAATCGTCttgattcaacattttACAGATATCATACCTACTTTGAAAACGGTGCATAAATACCCCGAGTTGTTTCCTAGGGTACAAGTAGATAGGGGAGCTATTAAATTTGTTATGAGTGGTGCTAATATTATGTGTCCTGGGTTAACTTCCAAAGGTGGAAAATTACCAGACGAGGATTTACCTGTTGACACTATAGTCACAGTTTACGCTGAAGGCAAGGAGAATGCGTTGGCTATTGGAAAATTAGTTATgagtgttgatgatataaagaagaagaataaagGAATTGGTATCGAGTTGTTGCATTATTTAGGTGATGGCTTATGGAATCATAAGGAATAA